A genome region from Deinococcus sp. KNUC1210 includes the following:
- a CDS encoding E3 binding domain-containing protein, with translation MDSISPLAKILAEANGIDWRNIPGSGDSGTIVEQDILNYLSRIMSGDEEPPATPVDEAPPGWTGQMPPMPVMGSAGLQALSAAGVESDITEFVAQHSDVKVEPVLNGVHAAPMMEAAPVAEMPRQLEVPAAAVLEEDVSSENEDFELEEAELDVPAVAAVAAVAAEELAPAPVSMPAVQMPEVQPAVSPVAAQADVAQPPAQPAAGFGLGGFLSRLYRKPAETAVPPVAAQATPQPAPVSAPTPEPLIGVAHTETPAEVVPAAVSMPTESLPIEVDAAETEVVELDQGQPAAEHVPAAVSSDLGSFVPDSAVPVVEAPSVAVPATPMPAPVAAPPVPAAPVLPAAQATPMPAAAFAGVSLRLNADVAALMTAQAQLSEALGQAVPLSLLVGRAAARSLGALGLPGGAGVTLADASGQALAADLSGDFRTSLGALSQRGGAAQGLLVLDAAELGLDELHLGERSLSVGRSEDGRAVLSLRGDMDARRGASFLHDVAALLETPIKLLF, from the coding sequence ATGGACTCAATCTCGCCGCTGGCCAAGATTTTGGCTGAAGCGAACGGTATCGACTGGCGCAACATCCCCGGCTCAGGGGACAGCGGCACCATCGTGGAACAGGATATTCTGAACTATCTTTCCCGCATTATGAGCGGTGACGAGGAGCCGCCGGCGACCCCGGTGGATGAAGCGCCTCCCGGCTGGACCGGGCAGATGCCCCCGATGCCGGTGATGGGCAGCGCGGGCCTGCAGGCACTGAGCGCTGCGGGCGTCGAGTCCGACATCACCGAGTTCGTGGCGCAGCACTCCGACGTGAAGGTCGAACCCGTCCTGAACGGCGTGCATGCCGCGCCAATGATGGAGGCCGCGCCGGTTGCCGAGATGCCCAGGCAGCTCGAAGTTCCCGCCGCCGCAGTGCTTGAAGAAGACGTTTCCAGCGAGAACGAGGATTTCGAGCTGGAAGAGGCCGAACTCGACGTGCCCGCCGTGGCCGCCGTGGCCGCCGTGGCCGCCGAGGAACTGGCTCCGGCACCCGTGTCCATGCCCGCAGTGCAGATGCCCGAAGTGCAGCCCGCCGTCTCCCCGGTGGCCGCGCAGGCCGACGTGGCTCAGCCGCCTGCTCAGCCCGCCGCAGGCTTCGGCCTGGGCGGCTTCCTGTCGCGCCTGTACCGCAAGCCCGCTGAAACTGCCGTGCCGCCGGTTGCAGCCCAGGCGACGCCTCAGCCCGCCCCGGTGTCTGCCCCCACGCCAGAGCCGCTGATCGGCGTGGCCCACACCGAAACCCCTGCCGAAGTGGTTCCGGCAGCCGTGTCCATGCCCACCGAGTCCCTGCCCATCGAAGTGGACGCTGCCGAGACCGAGGTCGTCGAACTCGATCAGGGTCAGCCTGCCGCCGAGCATGTGCCTGCCGCTGTCAGCAGCGATCTGGGCAGCTTCGTTCCCGACTCCGCCGTTCCGGTGGTCGAGGCCCCGTCTGTGGCCGTGCCCGCCACGCCGATGCCTGCCCCGGTGGCCGCGCCGCCTGTGCCCGCCGCCCCCGTCCTGCCTGCCGCGCAGGCCACACCCATGCCAGCAGCAGCCTTCGCGGGCGTCTCGCTGCGTCTGAATGCTGACGTCGCGGCGCTGATGACGGCGCAGGCACAGCTCTCGGAAGCCCTGGGTCAGGCCGTGCCGCTGAGCCTGCTGGTGGGCCGCGCCGCTGCCCGCAGTCTGGGTGCGCTGGGTCTGCCCGGCGGTGCAGGCGTGACCTTGGCCGACGCTTCAGGTCAGGCGCTGGCTGCCGACCTGTCGGGCGACTTCCGCACCTCGCTGGGCGCATTGTCGCAGCGCGGCGGCGCGGCCCAGGGTCTGCTGGTGCTGGACGCTGCCGAACTGGGTCTGGACGAACTGCACCTCGGAGAGCGCAGCCTGAGCGTGGGCCGCAGCGAGGATGGCCGCGCCGTGTTGAGCCTGCGCGGCGACATGGACGCCCGTCGTGGTGCCAGCTTCCTGCATGACGTGGCGGCGCTGCTGGAGACGCCGATCAAGCTGCTGTTCTAA
- a CDS encoding Glu/Leu/Phe/Val dehydrogenase dimerization domain-containing protein — translation MLIFEEMLTRGHEQLTVLQHAPSGLKAVVAIHSTVLGPAIAGCRLRPYDEERALRDALAISESITFKAALAGLNYGGGACVLLAPANGSEENHLREALFRSLGRQVRGLGQRLILTEDAGVTGQDIAFTAQETQATLGMHTDTPTVTAYGVYRGLKAAARTVLGSESLRGVRVAVLGVGSLGTALCRHLYREGARLTIADQRAGRAQALAEELGGNVKVVDVEDLLDAPCDVLSPCGFGHSIKYADVERLQCRMIAGGEHQPLSRRGEQAVKEAGIAYVPDYAINAAGLISVATGISADQAAEQVYQTVLHICTLAQQNSKPIHVVARRLAERRIELIGSLARPVV, via the coding sequence ATGCTGATTTTTGAAGAGATGTTGACCCGTGGGCATGAGCAGCTCACGGTGCTTCAGCACGCTCCCAGCGGCCTGAAGGCGGTCGTGGCGATTCATTCCACCGTGCTCGGCCCGGCCATCGCGGGCTGTCGTCTGCGCCCCTACGACGAAGAACGCGCCCTGCGCGACGCGCTCGCCATCAGCGAATCGATCACCTTCAAGGCGGCGCTGGCAGGTCTGAACTACGGCGGCGGGGCCTGTGTGCTGCTGGCCCCCGCCAATGGTTCGGAAGAGAACCACCTGCGAGAAGCGCTGTTTCGTTCGCTGGGACGGCAGGTACGGGGGCTGGGACAGCGCCTCATCCTGACCGAAGATGCGGGCGTGACCGGCCAGGACATCGCCTTCACGGCCCAGGAAACCCAGGCCACGCTGGGCATGCACACCGACACCCCCACCGTCACCGCTTACGGCGTGTACCGGGGGCTGAAGGCGGCGGCCCGGACGGTCCTGGGCAGCGAGAGTCTGCGCGGCGTGCGCGTGGCGGTGCTGGGTGTCGGCTCGCTGGGCACGGCGCTGTGTCGCCACCTGTACCGCGAGGGCGCACGGCTGACCATCGCCGATCAGCGGGCAGGCCGCGCCCAGGCACTGGCCGAGGAACTGGGCGGCAACGTGAAGGTGGTCGATGTCGAAGACCTGCTGGACGCGCCCTGCGACGTGCTTTCGCCGTGTGGGTTCGGGCACAGCATCAAATACGCCGATGTCGAGAGGTTGCAGTGCCGCATGATCGCCGGGGGCGAGCATCAGCCGCTGTCGCGCCGGGGAGAGCAGGCGGTCAAGGAAGCGGGCATCGCCTATGTGCCCGATTACGCCATCAACGCGGCGGGCCTGATCTCGGTGGCAACCGGCATCAGTGCCGATCAGGCCGCCGAACAGGTGTATCAGACGGTGCTGCACATCTGCACCCTGGCCCAGCAGAACAGTAAACCCATTCATGTGGTGGCGAGAAGGCTGGCCGAGCGCCGCATCGAACTGATCGGCTCGCTGGCAAGGCCCGTGGTGTGA
- the udk gene encoding uridine kinase, with product MPFVIGVAGGSGSGKTTVTRRVIETVGSEGVAVLVQDNYYRDQSDIPFDTRLKTNYDHPAAFDWELLGEHLEALLAGVPIEMPSYDFTHHTRAQQTLTVLPAPVVVLEGFFALYEKAIRTHMHLKVFVDADADVRFIRRLQRDTQERGRTQESVIKQYLDFVRPMHLQFVEPTKRYADVIIPHGGMNEPALDMLAARIRSTV from the coding sequence GTGCCGTTCGTAATCGGCGTGGCGGGCGGCTCGGGCAGCGGCAAGACCACCGTGACGCGCCGCGTGATCGAGACGGTGGGCAGTGAGGGCGTGGCGGTGCTGGTGCAGGACAACTACTACCGCGACCAGTCGGATATTCCTTTCGACACCCGCCTGAAAACCAATTACGACCATCCGGCAGCCTTCGACTGGGAACTGCTGGGAGAGCATCTGGAAGCGCTGCTGGCGGGCGTTCCCATCGAGATGCCCAGTTACGATTTCACCCACCACACCCGCGCCCAGCAGACCCTGACCGTTCTGCCTGCTCCGGTGGTGGTGCTGGAGGGCTTTTTCGCACTGTACGAGAAGGCGATCCGGACGCACATGCACCTGAAGGTCTTCGTGGATGCCGACGCCGACGTGCGGTTCATCCGGCGGTTGCAGCGCGATACCCAGGAACGCGGGCGCACCCAGGAGAGCGTCATCAAGCAGTACCTCGACTTCGTGCGGCCCATGCACCTGCAATTCGTGGAACCGACCAAACGCTATGCCGACGTGATCATTCCGCACGGCGGCATGAACGAACCCGCGCTCGACATGCTGGCAGCCCGAATTCGCAGCACCGTCTGA